The following coding sequences are from one Chthonomonadales bacterium window:
- a CDS encoding NAD(P)/FAD-dependent oxidoreductase yields the protein MAPRSRARARTRCTSSHAAPPIFPSRVRRSAAPSPQPGRSFATARPPAWSRWRATWSPLPRLPWPTRIDRAGARVTAGRVVVIGGGPAGMLAAGAAACQGAAVTLLERGPMLARKLRMTGKGRCNLTNTADVPAFVSAFEPNGKFLYGPFSRFFRQELIDLLAAEGVGTCTERGGRVFPASDSAVEVANALARWVAGCGVEVKLRARARSVAVRGGSVATVEMEGGRIGADAVVVATGGLSYPRTGSSGDGYDICRALGHTIVAPRPSLVGLETVETWPGEVQGLALRNVEARLLPHGESARPVARQFGEMLFTHYGLSGPIVLTLSRRVGVLLGAGPPTVSLDLKPALRREQLLARFEREFHGNAHLGSYLADLMPRSLAILFHRLADVERDTPLHRVPARDRARLADALKDLRLSVRAMRPIKEAIVTAGGVALPEIDPRTMMSRCVEGLFVAGELLDVDGETGGYNLQAAFTTGWVAGRAAAGFSAARRSEALPAKS from the coding sequence ATGGCGCCGCGTTCGAGGGCGAGAGCGCGAACGCGCTGCACATCCTCGCACGCGGCGCCACCCATCTTCCCTTCGCGCGTCCGGCGTTCGGCAGCCCCGTCTCCACAGCCCGGCCGGAGCTTCGCGACAGCGCGCCCTCCCGCATGGTCGCGATGGCGGGCGACATGGAGCCCGCTTCCGCGCCTGCCCTGGCCGACCAGGATTGACCGGGCAGGCGCCCGCGTGACGGCCGGGCGCGTCGTTGTGATCGGCGGCGGTCCGGCCGGCATGCTGGCGGCCGGCGCCGCGGCATGCCAGGGCGCGGCGGTCACCCTCCTGGAGCGCGGCCCGATGCTAGCGCGCAAGCTCCGGATGACGGGCAAGGGCCGCTGCAACCTCACCAACACGGCCGACGTTCCGGCGTTCGTGTCGGCCTTCGAGCCGAACGGCAAGTTCCTCTACGGGCCGTTCTCGCGCTTCTTCCGCCAGGAGCTGATCGACCTGCTCGCCGCGGAGGGCGTCGGCACGTGCACGGAGCGGGGCGGGCGGGTGTTCCCGGCGTCGGACAGCGCCGTCGAGGTGGCCAACGCGCTCGCTCGCTGGGTGGCCGGGTGCGGCGTCGAGGTGAAGCTGCGAGCGCGCGCGCGGAGCGTGGCCGTGCGCGGCGGCAGCGTGGCGACCGTGGAGATGGAGGGCGGGCGGATCGGCGCGGACGCGGTTGTCGTCGCGACCGGTGGGCTCTCGTACCCGCGCACCGGCTCCAGCGGCGACGGCTACGACATCTGCCGCGCTCTGGGTCACACCATCGTCGCTCCCCGGCCCTCGCTCGTCGGCCTGGAGACCGTGGAGACCTGGCCCGGCGAGGTGCAGGGGCTCGCACTGCGCAACGTCGAGGCCCGCCTGCTGCCGCACGGCGAGAGCGCCCGGCCCGTGGCCCGCCAGTTCGGCGAGATGCTCTTCACGCACTACGGCCTGTCGGGGCCCATCGTCCTCACGCTCAGCCGCCGCGTGGGGGTTCTGCTCGGCGCCGGGCCGCCCACGGTGTCGCTCGACCTGAAGCCCGCGCTCCGCCGGGAGCAACTCCTTGCGCGCTTCGAGCGCGAGTTCCACGGGAACGCCCACCTCGGCTCCTACCTGGCCGACCTGATGCCTCGCTCGCTCGCCATCTTGTTCCATCGCCTCGCCGACGTCGAGCGCGACACCCCACTGCACCGCGTCCCGGCTCGCGACCGCGCGCGGCTCGCAGACGCCCTCAAGGATCTGCGCTTGAGCGTGCGCGCGATGCGGCCGATCAAGGAAGCCATCGTGACTGCGGGAGGCGTCGCGCTGCCGGAGATCGACCCGCGCACGATGATGTCCCGCTGTGTCGAGGGCCTGTTCGTGGCCGGCGAGTTGCTCGACGTCGATGGCGAGACGGGCGGCTACAACCTGCAGGCCGCCTTCACCACCGGGTGGGTAGCGGGCCGGGCCGCCGCCGGGTTCTCGGCCGCGCGGCGCTCCGAGGCGTTGCCGGCGAAATCGTAA
- the srlD gene encoding sorbitol-6-phosphate dehydrogenase: MRRLEGQAAIVTGAAQGLGEAIARRLAAEGCAGITVADMNGELAAAVAADIATVAGCPAIATTTDVTDEAAAFDMVRRTRDAFGSVDILVANAGILIAEDIMEFPPARWRKVIDVNLLGYMVCAQAAARAMAERKRGAIVQINSKSGKKGSFRNSAYAASKFGGIGLTQSIALDLAPHGIRVNSVCPGNLLDGTLWQQSLYEQYARNQGLTVEEVRRKYESQVPLGRGCTYEDVCNVVVFLCSHESSYMTGQAINVTGGQEMR, encoded by the coding sequence ATGAGACGCCTGGAGGGCCAGGCCGCAATCGTGACGGGCGCCGCCCAGGGCCTTGGCGAGGCGATCGCGCGCCGGCTCGCCGCCGAGGGGTGCGCGGGCATCACCGTTGCTGACATGAACGGCGAGCTCGCCGCCGCCGTCGCGGCCGACATCGCCACGGTGGCCGGCTGCCCGGCGATCGCCACCACGACTGATGTGACCGACGAGGCGGCCGCCTTCGACATGGTCCGGCGGACCCGCGACGCCTTCGGCTCGGTCGACATCCTCGTGGCCAACGCGGGGATCCTCATCGCCGAGGACATCATGGAGTTCCCGCCCGCAAGATGGCGCAAAGTGATCGATGTGAACCTGCTCGGATACATGGTTTGTGCCCAGGCCGCCGCCCGTGCGATGGCGGAGCGCAAGCGCGGCGCCATCGTGCAGATCAACTCCAAATCCGGAAAGAAGGGCAGCTTCCGGAACAGCGCCTATGCCGCGAGTAAGTTTGGTGGGATCGGGCTCACGCAGTCGATCGCTCTGGACCTGGCCCCGCACGGGATCCGTGTGAACTCGGTCTGTCCCGGCAACCTGCTCGACGGGACGCTCTGGCAGCAGAGCCTCTACGAGCAGTATGCGCGCAACCAGGGCCTGACGGTGGAGGAAGTTCGGCGCAAGTACGAGTCGCAGGTGCCGCTCGGCCGCGGCTGCACCTACGAGGACGTGTGCAACGTCGTGGTGTTCCTCTGCTCGCACGAGTCGAGCTACATGACCGGACAGGCGATCAACGTGACGGGCGGCCAGGAGATGCGCTGA
- the radA gene encoding DNA repair protein RadA: MPRQQTRYLCQSCGHASPRWLGKCPECEGWSTFVEEAVPRAEPARRVPGAGAAAAPITAVAVRAEPRIVTGIAELDRVLGGGIVPGSVVLVGGDPGIGKSTLMTQMAVALCTAAGACRRTVLFASGEESAHQLRLRAERLGALPDTLLVVTESDMDAILGHVAATGADAVVVDSIQTTRNAALESAPGTVSQIRDCAAALARAAKAGGPPIFLVGHVTKEGALAGPKVLEHMVDTVLYFEGDRHQAYRILRAAKNRFGSTDEIGLFEMGEGGLAEVQNPSVALLSERATDASGSAVAATVEGTRPLLVEVQALVSRSPLANPRRSSTGIDYNRVNMLLAVLEKRVGLRLADQDVFVNVAGGVRLVEPAADLALAVAVASNFRDQAVHPTTVMVGEVGLSGEVRAVAQVEKRLREAARLGFTRALIGRGNARGLAPVAPRGLVGLEVVPVSSVNDALAHGLLPARPAHGAPRRRAGEE, translated from the coding sequence ATGCCCAGGCAACAGACGCGCTACCTCTGCCAGTCGTGCGGCCATGCCAGCCCTCGCTGGCTCGGGAAGTGCCCCGAGTGCGAGGGCTGGAGCACGTTCGTCGAGGAGGCGGTGCCCCGCGCCGAACCCGCGCGGCGGGTACCTGGGGCGGGCGCCGCGGCCGCCCCCATTACGGCCGTAGCGGTCCGCGCGGAGCCGCGCATCGTAACGGGCATCGCCGAGCTGGACCGTGTTCTCGGCGGCGGCATCGTGCCGGGCTCGGTGGTGCTCGTCGGCGGCGACCCGGGTATCGGCAAGTCCACCCTGATGACGCAGATGGCGGTTGCCCTCTGCACGGCTGCCGGCGCGTGTCGGCGCACCGTGCTCTTCGCCTCTGGCGAGGAGAGCGCCCACCAGCTCCGGCTGCGCGCCGAGCGCCTTGGCGCGCTCCCAGACACGTTGCTCGTCGTCACCGAAAGCGACATGGACGCCATCCTCGGTCACGTGGCCGCCACCGGCGCCGACGCGGTGGTGGTCGACTCGATCCAGACCACCCGGAACGCGGCGCTCGAGTCCGCGCCGGGGACCGTCAGTCAGATCCGCGACTGCGCCGCGGCGCTGGCCCGCGCCGCCAAGGCCGGCGGCCCGCCGATCTTCCTGGTCGGGCATGTGACCAAGGAGGGAGCGCTGGCGGGGCCGAAGGTGCTGGAGCACATGGTGGACACCGTGCTCTACTTCGAAGGAGACCGCCATCAGGCCTATCGCATCCTGCGCGCGGCCAAGAACCGGTTCGGCTCAACGGACGAGATCGGCCTGTTTGAGATGGGCGAGGGCGGGCTGGCCGAGGTCCAGAACCCCTCGGTGGCCCTCCTCTCCGAGCGAGCAACGGATGCGAGCGGTTCGGCGGTGGCGGCCACGGTGGAGGGCACGCGGCCGCTGCTCGTGGAGGTGCAGGCTCTTGTGTCGCGCTCGCCGCTCGCCAACCCGAGGCGCTCCTCCACCGGCATCGACTACAACCGTGTCAACATGCTCCTGGCGGTCCTCGAGAAGCGCGTGGGGCTGCGCCTGGCCGACCAGGACGTCTTCGTCAACGTTGCGGGCGGCGTGCGGCTCGTGGAGCCCGCGGCGGACCTCGCCCTGGCGGTGGCGGTCGCCTCCAACTTCCGCGATCAGGCGGTGCATCCGACGACGGTCATGGTCGGCGAGGTTGGCCTCTCGGGCGAGGTGCGCGCGGTGGCGCAAGTCGAGAAGCGGCTGCGCGAGGCGGCGCGCCTCGGCTTCACCCGCGCGCTCATCGGGCGCGGCAACGCGCGCGGGCTGGCGCCGGTCGCCCCTCGCGGTCTCGTGGGCCTGGAGGTGGTGCCGGTATCGAGCGTGAACGACGCGTTGGCGCACGGCCTGCTGCCGGCGCGGCCGGCGCACGGAGCGCCGCGCCGACGCGCCGGCGAGGAGTGA
- a CDS encoding alcohol dehydrogenase catalytic domain-containing protein has product MSDLKSYVAAADPIPGRMLKWHLYGEGLDNLRVEEVDVPAIGPDELLVRQDACGICFSDLKVIALGSNHPRMAGRDLRTDPVTLGHEVSCTVVRVGANLEGRFHVGQRFIVQADVFHGGVSMAYGYAISGGFAQYSRIPVSMIAGDEGCYLLPVRPVDGYAEAALVEPWACVVSAYNQGHRAGIRSGGALLAIAGAGAGAIDWTGAVAGGGPPAQATLIGASDDVVRACVAGLGGIASVRLMDAPSAWSTLKAQTPEGAGFDDVVVLGAVAPEVVEGAATTLANHAALSLVGGTRLPRKLSLDIGRVHYNWHHYLGTTGSRVADAYSERRGADLVRGGLAWFIGAGGPMGQMHVQRAVFHPEPPRRIVGTDIDVERLQSLADRFGSAAAARGIDLVLLNPKEMGQDAFDAEICRLSDGRGYDDIVSLVPVPALIEHASDHLADGAWFNVFAGVARGTMASIDVEAIRSRGVRYVGSSGSSIADMRETLEKVEGGELSTNASLAAIGGMRAVREGIAAVRDGRFPGKTLIFPLIEDLPLLSLADLRQAYPSVYERLQDGRFWTREAEQELLRLAIERR; this is encoded by the coding sequence ATGTCAGACCTGAAGTCGTATGTGGCCGCCGCGGACCCGATTCCGGGGCGCATGCTCAAGTGGCATCTCTACGGTGAGGGCCTCGACAATCTGCGCGTCGAGGAGGTGGACGTTCCCGCGATCGGCCCTGACGAGCTGCTCGTGCGCCAGGACGCCTGCGGGATCTGTTTCTCCGACCTCAAGGTGATCGCGCTCGGCTCCAACCACCCCCGGATGGCCGGCCGCGATCTTCGCACGGACCCGGTCACGCTCGGCCACGAGGTCTCGTGCACCGTCGTCCGCGTGGGGGCCAACCTGGAGGGCCGCTTCCACGTCGGCCAGCGTTTCATCGTGCAGGCGGACGTGTTCCATGGCGGCGTGTCGATGGCGTACGGCTACGCCATCAGCGGGGGCTTCGCGCAGTACAGCCGGATCCCGGTCTCGATGATCGCGGGCGACGAGGGCTGCTACCTGCTGCCGGTACGCCCGGTGGACGGTTACGCCGAGGCGGCGCTCGTGGAGCCGTGGGCGTGTGTGGTCTCCGCCTACAACCAGGGCCACCGCGCCGGCATCAGGTCGGGCGGCGCGCTGCTCGCGATCGCGGGGGCCGGTGCCGGCGCGATCGACTGGACGGGCGCCGTGGCGGGTGGCGGGCCTCCGGCGCAGGCGACGCTGATCGGCGCCTCCGACGACGTCGTGCGAGCCTGCGTCGCCGGCCTTGGCGGCATCGCCTCGGTGAGGCTCATGGACGCACCGTCGGCATGGTCGACGCTCAAGGCGCAGACCCCCGAGGGCGCCGGCTTCGACGACGTCGTCGTGCTCGGCGCCGTGGCGCCCGAGGTCGTCGAGGGAGCGGCGACCACCCTCGCAAACCACGCCGCGCTGAGCCTGGTCGGCGGAACGCGCTTGCCCCGCAAGCTCTCGCTCGACATCGGGCGCGTCCACTACAACTGGCACCACTACCTCGGCACGACGGGCTCCAGGGTCGCCGACGCGTACTCCGAGCGCCGCGGCGCAGACCTGGTGCGGGGCGGTCTCGCGTGGTTCATCGGCGCCGGCGGCCCCATGGGGCAGATGCACGTGCAGCGCGCCGTCTTCCACCCGGAGCCGCCGCGCCGAATCGTCGGCACGGACATCGACGTGGAGCGCCTCCAGAGCCTGGCCGACCGGTTCGGCAGCGCGGCGGCCGCCCGGGGCATCGACCTGGTCCTGCTTAACCCGAAGGAGATGGGCCAGGATGCCTTCGACGCCGAGATCTGCCGCCTCTCGGACGGCCGCGGCTACGATGACATCGTGTCGCTGGTGCCCGTTCCCGCCCTGATCGAGCACGCTTCGGACCATCTCGCGGACGGCGCCTGGTTCAACGTCTTCGCCGGCGTCGCGCGCGGCACGATGGCGAGCATCGACGTAGAGGCCATCCGCTCGCGCGGCGTGCGCTACGTAGGGAGCAGTGGCTCCTCCATCGCCGACATGCGCGAGACGCTGGAGAAGGTCGAGGGCGGCGAGCTCTCCACGAACGCCTCGCTGGCGGCCATCGGCGGCATGCGCGCCGTGCGCGAGGGGATCGCCGCGGTGCGCGACGGCCGCTTCCCGGGCAAGACCCTGATCTTCCCGCTGATCGAGGATCTGCCCCTGCTCTCGCTGGCCGATCTGCGCCAGGCGTACCCGTCGGTCTACGAGCGGCTCCAGGACGGGCGGTTCTGGACGCGCGAGGCCGAGCAGGAACTGCTGAGATTGGCTATTGAGAGACGCTAG
- a CDS encoding class II aldolase/adducin family protein → MPEATSILEQLVALSRDLADPSRDLAILGEGNTSARLDGETFLVKASGKELRTADAGSFVAVSFARALAVLDGPEVADAAVRAALIDCRMEADGEVMPSVETFLHAYLLSLPGVRFVGHTHPTAVNAILCSKASREAVCGRLFPDEIVCCGPAICYVEYTDPGVPLARKLRERVEAFIDEHNMAPKTILMENHGLIAVGRSARDVDVITAMYEKTARVLLGTYALGGPRFLTPDHVARIHTRPDEAYRQKQLGAG, encoded by the coding sequence ATGCCGGAAGCCACGTCCATCCTCGAGCAACTCGTCGCCCTCTCACGAGACCTGGCCGACCCGTCGCGAGACCTGGCCATCCTCGGCGAAGGCAACACCTCCGCCCGCCTGGACGGCGAGACCTTCCTGGTGAAGGCGAGCGGCAAGGAGCTGCGCACCGCGGACGCGGGCAGCTTCGTGGCCGTCTCGTTCGCGCGGGCCCTCGCGGTGCTCGACGGCCCGGAGGTCGCCGACGCGGCCGTGCGCGCCGCGCTGATCGATTGCCGGATGGAGGCCGACGGCGAGGTGATGCCGTCGGTGGAGACCTTCCTGCACGCCTACCTGCTCTCGCTGCCCGGCGTCCGGTTCGTGGGCCACACCCACCCCACCGCGGTCAACGCGATCCTGTGCTCGAAGGCGTCCCGCGAGGCCGTTTGCGGCCGGCTCTTCCCCGACGAGATCGTCTGCTGCGGGCCCGCGATCTGCTACGTCGAGTACACCGACCCCGGCGTGCCGCTGGCGCGCAAGCTGCGCGAGCGCGTCGAGGCGTTCATCGACGAGCACAACATGGCGCCCAAGACCATTCTGATGGAGAACCACGGGCTAATCGCCGTCGGCCGCTCGGCGCGCGATGTAGACGTCATCACCGCTATGTATGAGAAGACGGCGCGCGTGCTGCTCGGCACCTATGCGCTCGGCGGACCGCGGTTCCTCACGCCGGACCACGTCGCCCGCATACACACCCGGCCCGACGAGGCCTATCGCCAGAAGCAGCTCGGCGCCGGCTGA
- a CDS encoding C2H2-type zinc finger protein — protein MADVTMREAHACPACGAAFETDRDLKEHARSHSDERAASFICRLCGEPFGVEADLTAHAATHGAAAQSGNYTCPRCQAVFGTREDMEGHARSHVTSAPNARFTCLTCGASFEGEGALAEHVAAHE, from the coding sequence ATGGCCGATGTCACCATGCGCGAGGCGCACGCATGTCCGGCGTGCGGCGCGGCGTTCGAGACCGATCGCGACCTGAAGGAGCACGCGCGCTCGCACAGCGACGAGCGAGCCGCATCGTTCATCTGCCGCCTGTGCGGCGAGCCGTTTGGCGTCGAGGCGGACCTGACCGCGCACGCGGCCACGCACGGGGCGGCGGCCCAGTCCGGCAACTACACCTGTCCCCGCTGCCAGGCGGTGTTCGGGACGCGGGAGGACATGGAGGGGCACGCGCGCAGCCACGTGACCAGCGCGCCGAACGCGCGCTTCACGTGTTTGACGTGCGGAGCGTCGTTCGAGGGGGAGGGGGCGCTCGCGGAGCACGTTGCGGCACACGAGTAG
- a CDS encoding ThuA domain-containing protein has translation MSGRALIVWGGWDGHDPEAVAGIFADLLRAEGMDVETSTTLDSLKDLERLKGLDLIVPVWTMGRIEADQLGPLCSAVESGVGLAGCHGGMCDAFREATDYQFLTGGQWVAHPGDDGVEYVVRIADRDHCITKGIEDFTVRSEQYYLHVDPSNHVLAVTRFPVAAGPHTKNGPFDMPVVWTRMHGEGRVFYCSLGHSSAVVAMPETRELCRRGLLWAARKDLR, from the coding sequence ATGAGCGGACGCGCCCTCATCGTGTGGGGCGGCTGGGATGGGCATGACCCGGAGGCCGTCGCGGGCATCTTCGCCGACCTGCTGCGGGCGGAAGGCATGGACGTGGAGACCTCGACGACGCTAGACTCGCTGAAGGACCTCGAGAGGCTGAAGGGCCTTGACCTGATCGTGCCGGTGTGGACGATGGGGCGGATAGAGGCCGATCAACTCGGCCCGCTGTGTTCGGCGGTCGAGAGCGGCGTCGGCCTCGCGGGCTGTCACGGCGGCATGTGCGACGCGTTCCGCGAGGCCACCGACTACCAGTTCCTGACCGGCGGGCAGTGGGTGGCGCACCCCGGCGATGATGGCGTCGAGTACGTCGTGCGAATCGCCGACCGCGACCATTGCATCACGAAGGGGATCGAGGACTTCACGGTTCGCTCGGAGCAGTACTATCTGCACGTGGACCCCTCGAACCACGTGCTTGCCGTGACGCGGTTCCCGGTGGCCGCGGGGCCGCACACGAAGAACGGGCCGTTCGACATGCCGGTCGTCTGGACGCGGATGCACGGCGAAGGGCGCGTGTTCTACTGCTCGCTCGGCCACTCCTCGGCGGTCGTAGCGATGCCCGAGACGCGGGAGCTCTGCCGGCGCGGCCTTCTCTGGGCCGCGCGCAAGGACCTCCGATGA
- a CDS encoding dienelactone hydrolase family protein: protein MLVASTPFVDRRDAGRQLAARLGHLRGSEPLVVALPRGGVEVGYEVSRALGAPLEVLVARKLGAPGQPELAIGALAPGGVSVLDPRAVQLLRIAAREVQEARTRELAEMYRRERVYRGGRPAIPAAGRTVVLVDDGIATGMTTRAALESLRRQRARRIVLAAPVCSAPAAAELRADGAEVDCVLTPEDLRAVGLWYRDFQQTSDEEVVGLLALRAEEIAAERPAPAGVARPVRIPAAGVMLDADLAIPAAARGLAVFAHGSGSSRHSARNRFVAGRLNAAGFATLLLDLLTAREESIDVRTREFRFDMERLGARLAEAAVWARERPETAALPIGLFGASTGAGAAMLAAASRPDLVRAIVSRGGRPDLAGPEALAAVRAPSLLIVGGRDEVVERLNRQTLEALGAREKRIEIVPDATHLFEEPGALERVSGLARDWFVRWLPGGEV from the coding sequence ATGCTGGTGGCTTCGACGCCATTCGTCGACCGCCGCGACGCGGGCCGGCAGCTCGCTGCCCGGCTTGGCCACCTGCGCGGCTCCGAGCCGCTCGTTGTCGCCCTGCCGCGTGGCGGCGTCGAGGTGGGCTACGAGGTGTCGCGAGCGCTTGGCGCGCCGCTGGAGGTGCTTGTCGCGCGAAAACTCGGCGCTCCCGGCCAGCCGGAGCTAGCGATCGGAGCCCTGGCGCCCGGTGGTGTGAGCGTACTCGACCCGCGAGCCGTGCAGCTCCTGCGGATCGCCGCGCGGGAGGTTCAGGAGGCGAGGACGCGCGAGCTGGCCGAGATGTACCGCCGGGAGCGGGTCTATCGTGGCGGCCGCCCAGCGATCCCAGCCGCGGGCCGCACGGTCGTTCTGGTGGATGACGGCATCGCGACGGGCATGACTACTCGGGCGGCGCTCGAGAGCCTGCGCCGCCAGCGCGCGCGGCGCATCGTTCTGGCGGCGCCCGTGTGCTCCGCGCCGGCCGCGGCCGAATTGCGGGCCGACGGGGCCGAGGTAGACTGCGTTCTTACGCCGGAGGATCTCCGCGCGGTCGGGCTGTGGTACCGCGATTTCCAACAAACCTCCGATGAGGAGGTGGTCGGCCTGCTCGCGCTACGAGCGGAGGAGATCGCGGCCGAGCGACCGGCGCCGGCTGGCGTTGCGCGCCCGGTGCGCATCCCGGCCGCCGGCGTGATGCTGGACGCCGACCTCGCCATACCGGCCGCCGCGCGCGGACTCGCAGTGTTCGCGCACGGAAGCGGCAGCAGCCGCCACAGCGCGCGCAACCGGTTCGTTGCCGGTCGGCTGAACGCGGCCGGATTCGCGACGCTGCTGCTAGACCTCCTGACGGCGCGTGAGGAGAGCATTGACGTTCGGACGCGCGAGTTCCGTTTCGATATGGAGCGGCTCGGCGCGCGTCTGGCGGAGGCGGCTGTGTGGGCGCGCGAGCGGCCGGAGACGGCCGCCCTTCCGATCGGCCTCTTCGGCGCGAGCACCGGTGCGGGGGCGGCCATGCTGGCAGCCGCGAGCCGGCCCGATCTGGTGCGCGCCATCGTCTCGCGCGGCGGACGGCCGGACCTGGCGGGGCCGGAGGCGCTTGCCGCGGTGCGGGCGCCATCGCTTCTCATCGTTGGCGGGCGCGACGAGGTGGTCGAGCGGCTGAACCGGCAGACGCTGGAGGCGCTCGGCGCGCGCGAGAAGCGCATCGAGATCGTGCCGGATGCCACGCACCTGTTCGAGGAGCCGGGCGCCCTGGAACGCGTGTCGGGGCTTGCCAGAGACTGGTTCGTGCGCTGGCTGCCCGGCGGGGAGGTGTGA
- a CDS encoding DUF4434 domain-containing protein, producing MLARFALLLLALASPALAAARAPRHPVAAGTFIQWYLVRDWDDARWQAEFHTLKDVGMDTIVFAPTLDGKPGRAYYPTRLPGYSMPPDCPDLVDACLRNAERAGFRVFLGLNFHDDWWRKAASDPAWLLAQMEEGNRGADELYAAYARRYPRAFHGWYWVWEVDNLNFRTPEQIATLARAIDTNVRHLKRLDPRKPVMLCPFMNAALGSSADYRRMWERVFAACALGRGDVFCPQDCVGAGGLRLAQVPEWFAALREAVRTKPGLRFWADTETFDQRDWTSAPIGRVVAQMRAVQPYVERCLTFAYSHYDSPGVAPAGFHRAYRAYVRSGRLDATPPGAPRDVRAQASPDGSIVLRWRPPASARDLCGYRVYRGGEPVAHLQAARRPGEAVVATTWTDTKAAGARPSEYAVGAYDFAGNASERRAAENPAAARPATHPVVKAACRL from the coding sequence GTGCTCGCCCGCTTCGCTCTTTTGCTCCTCGCTCTCGCCAGTCCGGCCCTCGCGGCCGCGCGCGCTCCTCGCCACCCGGTCGCGGCCGGTACCTTCATTCAGTGGTACCTGGTGCGCGACTGGGACGACGCGCGGTGGCAGGCCGAGTTCCACACTCTGAAGGACGTGGGCATGGACACCATCGTCTTTGCGCCCACGCTGGACGGCAAGCCTGGCCGCGCCTACTACCCCACGCGCCTGCCGGGCTACAGCATGCCACCTGACTGCCCGGACCTGGTGGACGCCTGCCTGCGCAACGCGGAGAGGGCCGGCTTCCGCGTGTTCCTCGGCCTCAACTTCCACGACGATTGGTGGCGCAAGGCGGCCAGCGACCCGGCGTGGCTGCTCGCGCAGATGGAGGAGGGGAACCGGGGAGCCGACGAGCTCTACGCGGCCTACGCGCGCCGCTACCCGCGTGCCTTCCACGGCTGGTACTGGGTGTGGGAGGTCGATAACCTCAACTTTCGCACCCCGGAGCAGATCGCCACGCTCGCCCGCGCGATCGACACGAACGTGCGCCATCTCAAACGCCTGGATCCGCGCAAGCCCGTGATGCTCTGTCCCTTCATGAACGCCGCGCTCGGCTCGTCCGCCGACTACCGGCGCATGTGGGAGCGGGTGTTCGCCGCCTGCGCGCTCGGCCGGGGCGACGTCTTCTGTCCGCAGGACTGCGTTGGCGCGGGCGGCCTGCGGCTGGCGCAGGTGCCGGAATGGTTCGCCGCGCTGCGCGAGGCGGTCCGGACGAAGCCGGGCCTGCGCTTCTGGGCCGACACCGAAACGTTCGACCAGCGCGACTGGACGAGCGCGCCGATCGGGCGCGTCGTCGCCCAGATGCGGGCCGTGCAGCCCTACGTCGAGCGGTGCCTTACGTTCGCCTACAGCCACTACGATAGCCCGGGCGTGGCGCCGGCGGGCTTCCACCGCGCCTATCGCGCCTACGTCCGCAGCGGCCGGCTTGATGCCACGCCACCGGGAGCGCCGCGCGACGTGCGCGCGCAGGCGAGCCCCGACGGCAGCATCGTCCTCCGCTGGCGGCCTCCCGCGTCGGCACGCGATCTCTGCGGCTACCGCGTGTACCGGGGCGGTGAGCCGGTGGCCCACCTTCAGGCTGCGCGCAGACCCGGTGAGGCCGTGGTGGCGACGACCTGGACCGACACGAAGGCCGCCGGGGCGCGGCCCTCGGAGTACGCGGTGGGGGCTTACGATTTCGCCGGCAACGCCTCGGAGCGCCGCGCGGCCGAGAACCCGGCGGCGGCCCGGCCCGCTACCCACCCGGTGGTGAAGGCGGCCTGCAGGTTGTAG